The DNA window CCTCAAGCAATCGCTGGCCGGGGCCGGTCTGGCCTGCACCGAGATGGTGCTGCCGGCAGGCGAGGCGAGCAAGGACTTCGCCCACCTGGAGGCTGTGCTGGGCGATTTGCTGGCGGCCCGCATCGAGCGCGGCGAGGCCGTGCTGGCCTTGGGCGGCGGGGTCATCGGCGACCTTGCCGGCTTGGCCGCCAGCCTGTTGCGCCGCGGCGTCGACCTGATCCAGGCACCAACCACGCTGCTGGCCCAGGTCGACAGCGCCATCGGCGGCAAGACCGGCATCAACACGCGCCACGGTAAGAACCTGGTCGGCACCTTCCATCAGCCCCGGCTGGTGCTCTGCGACACTTTGGTCCTGGACAGCCTGCCCCAGCGCGACCTGCGGGCGGGCTATGCCGAGGTTGTCAAGTACGGCCTGCTGGGCGACGCCGATTTCTTCGCCTGGCTGGAACACAACGGCGCCGCCCTGCTGGCCGGCGATGTCGTGGCCCGGCGGCGGGCCGTGATCGAGAGCTGCCGCACCAAGGCCCGCCTGGTGGCGGCCGACGAGCGCGAGGGCGACGCCCGGGCGCTGTTGAACCTGGGCCACACCTTCGCCCACGCCCTGGAGGCGGAGGCCGCCTACGGCGGCGGCCTGAACCACGGCGAGGCCGTGGCGGTGGGACTTTGCCTGGCCTTCGAGCTGTCGGCCCGGCTCGGGCTGGCGGCGCCTGGCGAGGCCCAGCGTGTGAGACGCCACCTGGCCGCTGTCGGTCTGCCCATTGATCCCGGCCAGGTGCTCGAGAGCCGGGACGAGGAAGGGGGAGAGACCCGGGCCGAACGCCTGCTCGACCACATGCGCCAGGACAAGAAGGTGCAAGGTGGCCGGCTGGTCTTCGTGCTGGCCCGCGGCATCGGCGAGGCCTTCGTCAGCAACGATGTAGCGGAAGCCGAAGTGCGGGCGCTGCTCACCGCCAGCTTGGCCGGCAAGGCGTTCGACTTGGGCCCGGGAGCCTGATCCGGTGGATCTTCCGCTGATCCTTTCGCTCGCCGCCATCGCCCTGCTGCTGGTGCTGTCGGGCTTCTTTTCCGGCTCCGAGACCGCGCTGACGGCGGTCAGCCGGGCCCGCATCGACCACCTGGCGCGGCGCGGCAACCGCCGGGCCCGCATCGTCAGCCGGCTCAGCGCCGACAAGCACCAGTTCATCGGCGCCGTGCTGCTGGGCAACAATCTGGTCAACATCTTCGCCTCGGCGCTGGCCACCAGCCTCTTCATCGGCTTCTTCGGCGACGTCGGCGTGTTCTACGCCACCATCGTGATGACCGCCCTGGTGCTGGTCTTCGCCGAGATCCTGCCCAAGACCTACGCCATCCAGAAAGCCGACCGCACGGCACTGGCGCTGGCGCCGCTGCTGGGGCCGCTGGTGACGCTGCTGGCGCCGCTGACGCGTGGCCTGCAGGTTGTCGTACGGCTGACGCTGCGCCTCTTCGGCGCCGCCGGCAGCGAGACGCCGATCCTGACGGCGGCCGAAGATATCCGCAGCGCCATCGACCTGCACACCCGCGAAGGCCACCTGGTCAAGCACGAGCGCGACATGCTGGGCGGCATCCTCGACTTGGCCCACGTCGAGCTCGACGAAATCATGGTGCATCGCAAGAACATGACCACCATCGACGCCGAACAACCTTCCTCGCGTATCGTCGAGCAGGTCTTGGAAAGCCCCTTCACGCGCATCCCACTGTGGCAGGGCGACCCCGACAATATCGTCGGCGTACTGCATGCCAAGAACCTGCTGCGGGCGCTGTCGGCCCATGAGGGGGATCTCGACGAGCTCGACATCGGTGCCGTATCGGGCGAGCCCTGGTTCGTGCCCGAAACCACCTCCCTGCACGAACAACTGACGGCCTTCCGCGACCGCCACGTCCACTTCGCCATGGTGGTCGACGAATATGGCGCCATCATGGGGCTGGTGACACTGGAGGACATCATCGAGGAGATCGTCGGCGACATCGTCGACGAACACGACGTCAAGGACACCGGCGTGCGCGCCGAGGCCGACGGCTCCTTTGTCGTCGACGGCGCCATGACCATCCGCGACCTCAACCGGCTCTTGGATTGGCATCTGCCCGACGAGGAGGCGGCGACCATCGCCGGGCTGGTCATCTACAACGCCGCCGTCATCCCGGTCGAGGGCCAGGTCTTCACCTTCTACGGCTACACCTTCGTCATCCTCAAGCGCCAGCGCAATCAGATCGTGGCCCTCAGGGTGACGCCACCGGGTCCGGAGCAGTCGGCCTGAAGGCGGCGACGTCATGATCGGCGAGCTTTTCGCCATCGTCGCGCCGGTTTTCTTCGGCGCCGGCATCGGCTACCTCTGGGCCCGCCTGGAGCAGCCCTTCGATGTCGAATTCGTCACCGCGCTGACCTTCAACATAGGCACGCCGTGCCTGGTCTTTGCCACCCTGACGCGCTTCGAGATCTCGCCCGCCACCTTCGGCTCGATGGCCGCCTACGCCGTGATGGCAACGCTCTGCTTCGCCATCGTGGCAACGTTGGTGCTCAAGCTCCGGGGGCTGGCGCTGAGGCCGTACCTGCCGTCCTTGATGTTTCCCAACGCCGGCAACATGGGCCTGCCGCTCTGTCTCTTTGCTTTCGGCGAAAAAGGCCTGGCACTGGGCATCGCCTTTTTCACCGTGACCTCGCTGGGCAACTTCACCATCGGCGCGGCGATCGCCGCCGGCAGCGCCTCATGGCGCGTGGTGCTGCGTACGCCGTTGATCTACGCCATCGCCGCGGCGGCGCTTTTCGTTTTCAGCAACACCTCGCCGCCGGCCTGGCTGGCCAACACCACGCGCCTGATCGGCGGCCTGATGATCCCGCTGTTGCTGATCACGCTGGGCGTTTCGCTGGCCCGGCTCAAGGTGGCCGACCTCGGGCGCAGCTTCTTTCTCTCCCTCTTGCGGCTCGGCATGGGCCTCGGCGTGGGCCTGGGCCTGGCCGAGTTGCTGGCTCTCGAGGGCGCCACCCGCGGCGTCTTCATCATCGACTGCGCCATGCCGGTGGCGGTCTTCAACTACCTCTTCGCCCAGCGCTACGGCAATGCGCCCAGCCACGTCGCCGGCATGGTGGTGATTTCGGCGACGCTATCGTTCGTCACCCTGCCATTATTGCTATTGCTGGTTATTTAACTCCCAGTGTCGGCGGCCCTCGGCCGTCAGGTGGGGCTCGATGAGCAACGCCGTGCCCTCGGCGATGTAGTCATCGAGGCTGTAGTGATCGCCAAAGGCCCAGTGCTTGAGGGCCCAGGTGTGGCAGAACATGACGTACTGGTAGACCTGAAAATCGAGGTTGGCGGGCCGCATCAGGCCGCTGTAGAAACAGGCCTCCAGGCAGCCCTGAAGGATGCGGTTGACCTTGGATTCGGCGGCCTTGACCTGGGCCCGTTGAGGCGGCGGCAGCACCGTCGTCGCCTGATAGGCCAGCACGGTAACGTCGCGATAGCGGTCGATCAGGCGGCAGTAGCTGCCCAGCGCCGTGCGCAGGCGCTCGAGCGGCCCCTCGATGCCCTCCAGCAGCGCCGGCAGCTCGCGGGCGTAGGTCTCGAGAACGAAGCGCAGCGTCAGGAACAGCACGTCGCGCTTATCCTCGAAATAGACGTAGATCAGCCCCTTGCTGACGCCGGCCTGGCCGGCGATGTCCTCGATGGTGGTGCCGAAATAGCCCTTGTCGGCAAAGGCCCGCACGGCGCCCTCGACGATCTGGGCCCGGCGCTGGCCGGCGATATCGAGATCGGCCACAGCCGCAGCCGCAAGCGCCGTCACGCCGCGCCCTGCTGGCGTCGCGCGATCAGGCCTTCGAAGAAGGCATCGATGCGGTTGCGCATCTGGGCCTCGGAAACCACGCGGGCGTCCATCATGTCGGATTCCATGAACAACGTCGCCATGCCCAGGTCCTCGGCGGCATGATGGCGCCGGTCCGCGAGGCCGGTGGAAACCGTACGGCAGCTCTTGATGGGGTGATAGACGATGCCATCGAGGTCGTAATCCGAGGCCGCGGTCTCGATCTGCGGACATTGGTAGAATAGCTGATCCATTATGTTGCCGACGTTGGCCAAGAGGCTCTCGGCGAAACTCTCGATGGGACGCTCGAGGTCGTACTGGTAGCCGCTGTCGGCGCCGCCCGAGGCGAAGGTGAGGTAGGCCGAGGTGACGAAGACGCCGCCCCAGTCGGAAAACAGCTCGCTGAACTTGCGAAAGATGGGGTAGCAGGGCACGCCGATGAAACCGAGGCGGAAATCCTGCACCGCCGGCACCTCCTGGCCATCCACCAGGGCCGTGGTGCCGATGCCGTTTTCGGCCCGGTAGCTCATTTCCTCACGCAGCTCGGCGAAATACTGCACGCCCTCGGGCGTGGCACGAAAGCAGTTG is part of the Alphaproteobacteria bacterium genome and encodes:
- the aroB gene encoding 3-dehydroquinate synthase — translated: MTADPTRVAVNLAERSYDVIIGKGLLAGAGELLKPLLAQPRLAVITDETVAPLYLPGLKQSLAGAGLACTEMVLPAGEASKDFAHLEAVLGDLLAARIERGEAVLALGGGVIGDLAGLAASLLRRGVDLIQAPTTLLAQVDSAIGGKTGINTRHGKNLVGTFHQPRLVLCDTLVLDSLPQRDLRAGYAEVVKYGLLGDADFFAWLEHNGAALLAGDVVARRRAVIESCRTKARLVAADEREGDARALLNLGHTFAHALEAEAAYGGGLNHGEAVAVGLCLAFELSARLGLAAPGEAQRVRRHLAAVGLPIDPGQVLESRDEEGGETRAERLLDHMRQDKKVQGGRLVFVLARGIGEAFVSNDVAEAEVRALLTASLAGKAFDLGPGA
- a CDS encoding HlyC/CorC family transporter, with protein sequence MDLPLILSLAAIALLLVLSGFFSGSETALTAVSRARIDHLARRGNRRARIVSRLSADKHQFIGAVLLGNNLVNIFASALATSLFIGFFGDVGVFYATIVMTALVLVFAEILPKTYAIQKADRTALALAPLLGPLVTLLAPLTRGLQVVVRLTLRLFGAAGSETPILTAAEDIRSAIDLHTREGHLVKHERDMLGGILDLAHVELDEIMVHRKNMTTIDAEQPSSRIVEQVLESPFTRIPLWQGDPDNIVGVLHAKNLLRALSAHEGDLDELDIGAVSGEPWFVPETTSLHEQLTAFRDRHVHFAMVVDEYGAIMGLVTLEDIIEEIVGDIVDEHDVKDTGVRAEADGSFVVDGAMTIRDLNRLLDWHLPDEEAATIAGLVIYNAAVIPVEGQVFTFYGYTFVILKRQRNQIVALRVTPPGPEQSA
- a CDS encoding AEC family transporter, with the translated sequence MIGELFAIVAPVFFGAGIGYLWARLEQPFDVEFVTALTFNIGTPCLVFATLTRFEISPATFGSMAAYAVMATLCFAIVATLVLKLRGLALRPYLPSLMFPNAGNMGLPLCLFAFGEKGLALGIAFFTVTSLGNFTIGAAIAAGSASWRVVLRTPLIYAIAAAALFVFSNTSPPAWLANTTRLIGGLMIPLLLITLGVSLARLKVADLGRSFFLSLLRLGMGLGVGLGLAELLALEGATRGVFIIDCAMPVAVFNYLFAQRYGNAPSHVAGMVVISATLSFVTLPLLLLLVI
- a CDS encoding TetR/AcrR family transcriptional regulator, with the protein product MTALAAAAVADLDIAGQRRAQIVEGAVRAFADKGYFGTTIEDIAGQAGVSKGLIYVYFEDKRDVLFLTLRFVLETYARELPALLEGIEGPLERLRTALGSYCRLIDRYRDVTVLAYQATTVLPPPQRAQVKAAESKVNRILQGCLEACFYSGLMRPANLDFQVYQYVMFCHTWALKHWAFGDHYSLDDYIAEGTALLIEPHLTAEGRRHWELNNQQ